Proteins from a genomic interval of Yarrowia lipolytica chromosome 1E, complete sequence:
- a CDS encoding uncharacterized protein (Compare to YALI0E31889g, weakly similar to uniprot|Q8EL71 Oceanobacillus iheyensis Hypothetical conserved protein) — protein MMSEKHQHHLETMISIGTVGGIYGTREKRLHAYRTHMLLTAAIAIGLFCLYTLSNALSSPVISHSRDQLGVREYPKVPNSGICDPQFPAHQMDHVTIDELDSTLNLTDRLDSLLAKSSYNKGNYSISIFGRQNVLYERYSNKTNSDSIYRIASITKVFTDLATLILRQNLSLSLDDDVRRYIPLNLSEEFSNERVSLRSLGSHTSGFPGTIANIFSDIYWDDKEGVLQTPIDNSTCDSFTTMCRMEDILAQFENSHMTSIPNSFPEYFNEAFGLLGEVLSRVDPKERSYDDIVIQEILEPLRMNSSFFDLPHDLEQRGVYDPVGMFNLDIQSMRAAGGLYSTATDMTRFIQGTMLGTAHLLSKSELAEWFQPVVALPNGDEIGFPWETVSVSLGRRTTKVYTKGGSLGHLSLSFAIPEVGLGGIIMTSEIPDYAKIAAEIANEVTQVGIKYLAGLSEKYTGTYEGYNSHGNKIVISIEVNAQSLYVTRAYIGGYDLLKEQNTSSVGLQPTGHDDRFLISKTTKGCLAWEARERATSNYQGLDVLVWNDGEWLLPAFNTTLKKTNPVVNSAWVDLGKKIVLPNPITGLFDE, from the coding sequence ATGATGTCTgaaaaacaccaacatcaTCTTGAGACAATGATCTCCATCGGAACAGTGGGTGGAATCTACGGAACCCGTGAAAAGAGACTACATGCCTATAGAACCCATATGCTGTTGACTGCTGCTATCGCCATTGGACTTTTTTGCCTCTACACTCTGTCCAATGCTCTTTCGTCTCCCGTGATCTCCCACAGCAGAGACCAGCTGGGGGTCAGAGAGTACCCCAAAGTGCCGAACTCCGGTATTTGTGACCCACAGTTTCCCGCTCACCAAATGGACCACGTGACAATTGACGAGCTGGATTCGACATTGAACCTCACCGACCGTCTCGACTCGTTGCTGGCCAAGAGCAGCTACAACAAGGGCAACTACTCGATCTCCATTTTTGGCCGGCAAAACGTGCTGTATGAGCGATactccaacaagaccaacagCGACAGCATTTACCGAATTGCGTCCATCACCAAAGTGTTCACTGACCTGGCTACCTTGATTCTTCGACAAAACCTCTCGCTCAGTCTTGACGATGATGTGAGAAGATACATTCCTCTGAATCTCTCCGAAGAGTTCTCCAATGAGCGGGTATCATTGCGATCCCTGGGTTCTCATACCTCTGGATTCCCCGGTACCATTGCCAATATTTTCAGCGACATTTACTGGGACGACAAAGAAGGCGTCCTTCAAACCCCTATTGACAACTCCACCTGTGACAGCTTCACGACAATGTGTCGCATGGAAGACATTTTGGCCCAGTTTGAGAACTCGCACATGACTTCCATTCCCAACTCGTTCCCCGAATACTTCAATGAAGCCTTTGGACTTCTAGGAGAGGTTCTGTCTAGAGTCGACCCCAAGGAACGGTCCTacgacgacattgtcatCCAGGAGATCCTTGAGCCGCTCAGAATGAATTCTTCTTTCTTCGACTTGCCTCACGACCTCGAACAAAGGGGAGTCTACGACCCCGTGGGTATGTTCAATCTGGATATCCAGAGTATGAGAGCCGCTGGGGGTCTCTATTCTACTGCGACAGACATGACCAGGTTCATTCAGGGGACTATGCTTGGAACGGCTCATCTTTTGTCTAAATCTGAGTTAGCAGAATGGTTCCAACCCGTCGTTGCGCTTCCTAATGGCGATGAAATTGGGTTCCCCTGGGAAACGGTGTCTGTCTCTCTAGGACGACGAACTACCAAGGTGTACACCAAGGGAGGATCCCTTGGACATCTTTCTCTGTCGTTTGCAATTCCTGAAGTTGGACTAGGAGGCATCATCATGACTTCTGAGATTCCCGACTACGCCAAAATTGCTGCAGAGATAGCCAACGAGGTAACCCAGGTCGGAATCAAGTACCTGGCTGGACTTTCTGAAAAATACACTGGCACTTACGAGGGTTATAACAGCCACGGTAACAAGATCGTCATCTCAATCGAGGTTAACGCACAGTCCCTATACGTCACCAGGGCATATATTGGCGGTTATGatcttctcaaggagcaAAACACCTCCAGTGTTGGTCTTCAACCTACAGGACACGACGACCGCTTCCTCATTTCCAAAACCACAAAAGGATGCTTAGCGTGGGAGGCTAGAGAAAGAGCCACTAGTAATTACCAGGGTCTGGATGTGCTTGTATGGAATGACGGAGAGTGGTTATTGCCTGCTTTCAACACAACtctgaagaagaccaaTCCTGTCGTCAACTCTGCCTGGGTTGATCTTGGTAAGAAGATTGTTCTACCTAACCCCATCACTGGTTTGTTTGATGAATAG
- a CDS encoding uncharacterized protein (Compare to YALI0E31999g, no similarity): MKRLPTERWRSSFCSRLRRAPHFRLVTRLEKVSVFPVTQSRSKSRIARPVFGFSVLNLCDHRQCSRSPVHSVLVAYVVDIMDLQQSTFCATIERDGQEPQSACRGLGSGPNGSPSGFRSAVAVAEEVETSTTSAATSAEETCTTFADETSTTFADETSTTFAEETSTTFVVYICRKKKNEETSTTSAEESADTSAETSAESTADTSAT; the protein is encoded by the exons ATGAAAAGGCTTCCGACAGAGAGATGGCGGTCGTCGTTTTGCTCCCGGTTGAGGAGGGCGCCACATTTTCGTTTGGTTACACGCTTGGAGAAGGTCTCGGTTTTCCCAGTGACTCAGAGCCGGTCCAAATCACGTAT TGCAAGACCTGTCTTTGGTTTCTCCGTCCTCAATCTCTGTGACCATCGCCAATGTTCCAGGAGCCCTGTCCATTCTGTTCTGGTAGCTTATGTGGTGGACATTATGGACTTGCAGCAGTCCACCTTTTGTGCCACTATAGAACGGGATGGTCAAGAGCCTCAGAGCGCCTGTCGGGGTCTCGGAAGTGGCCCTAACGGTTCACCCAGCGGTTTCAGATCTGCTGTTGCCGTTGCTGAGGAGGTAGAGACTTCTACTACGTCTGCTGCTACGTCTGCTGAAGAGACTTGCACTACGTTTGCTGATGAGACTTCAACTACGTTTGCTGATGAAACCTCGACTACGTTTGCTGAGGAGACCTCGACCACGTTTGTTGTGTatatatgcagaaaaaaaaaaaatgaggAGACCTCCACTACGTCCGCTGAAGAGTCCGCTGATACCTCCGCTGAAACCTCTGCCGAGTCTACTGCAGACACTTCCGCCACATGA
- a CDS encoding uncharacterized protein (Compare to YALI0E31933g, similar to uniprot|P53123 Saccharomyces cerevisiae YGL136c Putative ribosomal RNA methyltransferase (EC 2.1.1. -) (rRNA (uridine-2 -O-)-methyltransferase), similar to Saccharomyces cerevisiae MRM2 (YGL136C); ancestral locus Anc_6.238): MRQKLPFNPLQSLLPRIFVRGKKHDARSRWEMRQMKDKHVAMAKADGFRSRAAYKLQELDSMFRLFKPGMTVVDLGFAPGAWSQVAAQRVRPGGRVIGVDILPCIPPPGVSSIQGNFLSKETQNELKRVLAVSAMGVPKDKDSGGAIGTAPPSYLDTERELGSINSNSNEPQFGDDYPVDIVLSDMMANVSGIAVRDHAASIDLCDAALLFAIDTLKVGGSFACKVFTGEEDKFLQQRLKRMFHDVKRRKPEATRKESKELYLVGLKRRKNVTVESVFGA, encoded by the exons ATGCGCCAAAAGCTGCCGTTCAACCCGCTCCAGTCGCTTCTCCCGCGAATCTTTGTGCGGGGCAAAAAACACGATGCGCGCAGCCGCTGGGAAATGCGCCAGATGAAAGACAAGCATGTGGCCATGGCCAAGGCTGACGGATTCCGGTCTCGAGCCGCGTACAAGCTACAGGAACTCGACTCCATGTTCCGGCTGTTCAAGCCCGGCATGACGGTGGTGGATTTGGGCTTTGCGCCCGGCGCATGGAGTCAAGTGGCTGCTCAGCGAGTGCGGCCTGGAGGCAGAGTTATTGGAGTGGATATCCTTCCTTGcattcctcctccaggagTGTCCAGCATCCAGGGAAATTTCCTGTCCAAAGAAACACAAAACGAGCTCAAACGTGTGCTGGCCGTCTCGGCGATGGGAGTtcccaaggacaaggactcTGGTGGCGCCATAGGCACTGCTCCTCCGTCTTATCTGGACACTGAACGCGAGCTTGGCAGTATtaacagcaacagcaacgaACCCCAATTTGGCGACGACTACCCGGTAGATATAGTGCTTAGTGACAT GATGGCCAATGTTTCCGGCATAGCTGTGAGGGACCATGCTGCCAGTATT gaTCTCTGTGATGCAGCCCTGCTGTTTGCTATCGATACCCTCAAGGTGGGAGGCTCTTTCGCATGCAAGGTCTTCACCGGTGAGGAAGACAAGTTTCTACAGCAGCGGCTCAAGCGCATGTTCCACGACGTGAAGCGACGAAAGCCCGAGGCCACCCGAAAGGAGAGCAAGGAGTTGTACCTTGTTGGTCTCAAGCGACGAAAGAACGTCACGGTTGAAAGCGTGTTTGGTGCGTAA
- a CDS encoding uncharacterized protein (Compare to YALI0E31867g, weakly similar to uniprot|P33895 Saccharomyces cerevisiae YOL069w NUF2 spindle pole body protein singleton, similar to Saccharomyces cerevisiae NUF2 (YOL069W); ancestral locus Anc_3.149), with protein sequence MSHMAYTPKKQVRTRNTHAAFPTLPIDEIVQCLPGLDCMVTEEELLRPTSKFVQSMYAQIATSLLGINRESMAPALAACAAGTEHPETQEDARMLFALQKPLYDLFVASGVTDYNISDILKPSPERLRVQLSAIINYARFREIREKWYEKMSEELNEEEEARTMRLKNQEEKLRRKVELIALIGDTPDQDLVEQHRINDSRKSELKRLHDQNLQLNDERERNKAELRVVVNRLRHKHQLMESLQEEVARLNSYVVDNPKNLQEEVVELSKRVKERETVRRMLGERVQKLDLSVDSFKDFQVDVSSCLSAFQKLSDEQEAHSKAVRKITTQKELLEHVGINSRQAEGRRDVLQQEIEAAESKIARIQQDMSESDRQTSRRMEELRRQIGTLDAERALVVQQNNTAQKRLAELENDMATERDRYEAQLKMAREEAEKLQTQFREYFVEVGRRLN encoded by the coding sequence ATGTCACACATGGCATACACTCCCAAGAAACAGGTGAGGACGAGAAACACCCATGCTGCGTTTCCAACACTGCCGATAGACGAAATCGTCCAGTGCTTGCCCGGTCTGGACTGTATGgtcaccgaggaggagctttTGCGGCCCACTAGCAAGTTTGTACAGTCCATGTACGCCCAGATCGCCACCTCTCTTCTAGGTATCAACAGAGAAAGTATGGCTCCTGCTTTGGCTGCGTGTGCAGCTGGAACAGAGCATCCCGAGACCCAGGAGGACGCACGGATGCTGTTTGCACTGCAGAAGCCGCTTTACGATCTGTTCGTGGCCTCTGGAGTGACGGACTACAACATTTCGGACATTTTGAAACCCTCTCCGGAGCGACTACGGGTGCAGCTTTCGGCCATCATCAACTACGCGCGGTTCCGAGAAATCAGAGAAAAATGGTACGAGAAAATGTCGGAGGAGCTGaatgaggaggaagaggcaAGAACCATGCGTCTCAAGAACCAGGAAGAGAAGCTGAGACGCAAAGTCGAGCTCATTGCGCTCATAGGAGATACCCCGGACCAGGATCTGGTGGAGCAACACCGGATCAACGACAGTAGGAAGTCTGAGCTCAAACGACTTCATGATCAGAACCTGCAACTCAACgacgagagagagagaaacaAGGCCGAGCTGCGGGTGGTGGTGAACCGTCTGAGGCACAAGCATCAACTTATGGAGTCACTGCAAGAGGAGGTGGCTCGTCTGAACAGCTATGTTGTGGACAATCCCAAGAATCTGCAGGAGGAAGTGGTGGAGCTGTCCAAGCGGGTAAAGGAACGAGAAACTGTACGACGAATGCTTGGGGAGCGTGTCCAGAAGCTCGATTTGTCGGTGGACTCGTTCAAGGACTTCCAGGTGGACGTTTCGTCGTGTCTATCGGCTTTCCAGAAACTCAGcgacgagcaggaggcCCATTCCAAGGCTGTAAGGAAGATTACAACCCaaaaggagctgctggaacatGTGGGCATTAATTCGAGGCAAGCGGAAGGCCGAAGAGATGTTCTTCAGCAGGAAATCGAGGCTGCAGAGTCCAAGATTGCCAGAATCCAGCAGGACATGTCTGAGAGTGATCGGCAGACCAGTAGACGTATGGAGGAGCTACGTCGACAGATTGGCACTCTGGATGCCGAGCGAGCACTGGTGGTTCAGCAGAATAACACTGCTCAGAAACGACTGGCTGAGTTAGAAAACGATATGGCTACAGAACGAGACAGGTACGAGGCCCAGTTGAAGATGGCCCGTGAAGAAgccgagaagctgcagaCGCAGTTCCGGGAGTATtttgttgaggttggaaGACGACTCAACTAA
- a CDS encoding uncharacterized protein (Compare to YALI0E31797g, similar to uniprot|P43636 Saccharomyces cerevisiae YGL065c ALG2 Glycosyltransferase, similar to Saccharomyces cerevisiae ALG2 (YGL065C); ancestral locus Anc_6.219), producing MRVAFIHPDLGIGGAERWVVDAAVGLQNLGHEVDIYTSYCNKSHCFDEVRDGLLKVTVLGDTICPHTIKGKFAIFCATFRQLHLAYELKKGPGSKVDVFVVDQLSACVPLLKLWFPKARVLFYGHFPDQLLVQNRNQMSLVKKAYRYPFDKFEEITTASADRLVVNSHFTKDMFEKTFPATKNPLVIYPCVDTDIKEQQQGLDRDMITAASQYTFLLSINRFERKKNILLAIEAFGEAQKKSSNLKLAVAGGYDFRVNENVEYLQELILACEKLKLSHISITADKYAKLLEKDTPAAVWTSIFKNDVIFFPSASNSFKNTLLHISKLLLYTPQNEHFGIVPLEGMLWKTPVLATNSGGPLETVKDNVGWTVEGKSELWAPVIDKVVHMNASDYAVLQTECVNWVNRFSQDTMASELEEAMEEVRKKAPTENVGWDYIRLGMWYSVLMTLTLSIVLLAIWP from the coding sequence CTGCTTTGATGAGGTCCGTGACGGCCTGCTCAAGGTGACCGTGCTGGGCGACACCATCTGCCCCCACACCATCAAGGGCAAGTTTGCAATCTTTTGCGCCACTTTTCGGCAACTGCACCTGGCCTACGAGCTGAAGAAGGGCCCGGGAAGCAAGGTGGACGTGTTTGTCGTGGACCAGCTGAGTGCATGTGTTCCCTTGCTCAAGCTGTGGTTCCCCAAGGCTCGAGTCCTTTTCTACGGCCATTTCCCTGATCAGCTGCTGGTGCAGAACAGAAACCAAATGTCgctggtcaagaaggcctACCGATACCCCTTTGACAAGTTCGAGGAAATCACCACCGCCTCGGCCGACCGACTGGTCGTCAACTCTCATTTCACAAAGGACATGTTCGAAAAGACTTTCCCTGCCACCAAGAACCCTCTGGTGATCTACCCTTGCGTCGACACAGacatcaaggagcagcagcagggtcTCGACAGAGACATGATCACAGCTGCCTCCCAGTACACCTTCTTGCTGTCCATCAACCGGTTTGAGCGCAAGAAGAACATATTGCTGGCTATTGAGGCATTTGGGGAAGCCCAGAAGAAATCGTCCAACCTCAAActggctgtggctggagGCTATGATTTCAGAGTTAATGAGAACGTTGAGTATCTCCAGGAACTCATCCTGGCCTGTGAGAAGCTCAAGCTGTCACACATCTCTATCACCGCTGATAAGTACGCCAAGCTGTTGGAAAAGGACACCCCTGCTGCCGTCTGGACGTCCATCTTCAAGAACGACGTCATCTTCTTCCCTTCGGCGTCTAACTCGTTCAAAAACACTCTTCTTCACATCTCCAAGCTTCTGCTATACACACCTCAAAATGAGCACTTTGGCATCGTGCCTCTGGAGGGTATGCTGTGGAAGACGCCTGTGTTGGCCACCAACTCGGGAGGACCTCTTGAGACCGTCAAGGACAATGTGGGATGGACAGTTGAGGGCAAGAGCGAACTATGGGCTCCTGTGATTGATAAGGTGGTTCATATGAATGCATCTGACTATGCTGTGCTTCAGACAGAGTGTGTCAATTGGGTGAACCGATTTTCGCAGGACACCATGGCCAgtgagctggaggaggctatGGAGGAGGTTCGAAAGAAGGCTCCCACCGAGAACGTGGGATGGGACTACATTCGTCTTGGCATGTGGTACAGCGTACTTATGACCTTGACTTTGTCTATTGTCCTGCTGGCCATTTGGCCCTGA
- a CDS encoding 60S ribosomal protein uL1 (Compare to YALI0E31911g, highly similar to uniprot|P53030 Saccharomyces cerevisiae YPL220w RPL1A and highly similar to uniprot|P53030 Saccharomyces cerevisiae YGL135W RPL1B Ribosomal Protein of the Large subunit, similar to Saccharomyces cerevisiae RPL1B (YGL135W) and RPL1A (YPL220W); ancestral locus Anc_6.237) — protein MSSKITVAGVRGNVQKLLEQSETKKRNFLETVELQIGLKNYDSQRDKRFSGTIKLPKVPRPNMTICVFGDALDVDRAKSVGVDAMSVEDLKKLNKNKKLIKKLAKKYNAFIASEALIKQVPRLLGPQLSKAGKFPTPVSHNEDLHTKVNDVRSTVKFQLKKVLCMAVAVGHVEMTEDELTTQIMMAANFLVSLLKKHWQNIGSLVIKSTMGPPFRLY, from the coding sequence ATGTCCTCTAAGATTACCGTCGCCGGCGTCCGTGGCAAcgtccagaagctgctcgagcagtccgagaccaagaagcGAAACTTCCTCGAGACCGTTGAGCTCCAGATTGGTCTCAAGAACTACGACTCCCAGCGAGACAAGCGTTTCTCTGGAACCATCAAGCTCCCCAAGGTCCCCCGACCTAACATGACCATCTGTGTCTTTGGTGATGCTCTCGATGTCGACCGAGCCAAGTccgttggtgttgatgcTATGTCCGTTGaggatctcaagaagctcaacaagaacaagaagctcatcaagaagctcgCCAAGAAGTACAACGCCTTCATTGCCTCCGAGGCTCTGATCAAGCAGGTTCCCCGACTTCTCGGACCCCAGCTCTCCAAGGCTGGTAAGTTCCCCACCCCCGTTTCCCACAACGAGGACCTCCACACCAAGGTCAACGATGTGCGATCCACCGTCAAGTTCCAGCTTAAGAAGGTTCTCTGCATGGCCGTCGCTGTTGGCCACGTCGAGATGACCGAGGACGAGCTCACCACCCAGATCATGATGGCCGCCAACTTCCTTGTCTCTCTTCTTAAGAAGCACTGGCAGAACATTGGCTCTCTGGTCATCAAGTCTACCATGGGCCCCCCCTTCCGACTCTACTAA
- a CDS encoding uncharacterized protein (Compare to YALI0E31977g, weakly similar to uniprot|P39712 Saccharomyces cerevisiae YAL063c FLO9): MVVVSNQTCGDGHRHNRRAIKDGDDSSSSGLNRLRNGLSRLGNSLNGLRNSLSGLENNLSSGNSISSLNLTRDKHGQGLALDHSGTGGDGVVDRNTGCQNNDSIATSSVLAVSGSLCGGDGGRNDFSHVSEVRCGRQVSSNGSGRREARDGDNL, from the coding sequence ATGGTGGTAGTGAGTAATCAGACCTGTGGAGACGGGCACAGGCATAATAGAAGAGCTATCAAGGATGGTGACGACAGTAGTAGTTCCGGCCTTAATAGGCTTAGAAACGGTCTCAGTCGCCTTGGCAACAGTCTTAATGGGCTTCGAAACAGTCTCAGTGGGCTTGAGAACAATCTCAGTAGTGGTAACAGCATCTCCAGTCTCAATCTCACAAGGGACAAGCACGGTCAAGGTCTTGCCCTCGATCACAGTGGGACAGGTGGTGACGGTGTGGTGGACAGGAACACAGGTTGTCAGAACAACGACAGTATTGCCACAAGTTCCGTCCTTGCAGTAAGTGGCAGtctgtgtggtggtgatggtggtaGAAACGATTTCAGTCACGTCAGCGAGGTCCGATGCGGAAGACAGGTTTCCAGCAATGGAAGTGGCAGAAGAGAAGCCAGAGATGGGGACAATCTCTGA
- a CDS encoding uncharacterized protein (Compare to YALI0E31823g, weakly similar to uniprot|O94397 Schizosaccharomyces pombe, similar to Saccharomyces cerevisiae SGF73 (YGL066W); ancestral locus Anc_6.218), protein MLSRLVPQTLLKRAFGDEGDKVVPQTNGSQYKRRKQDSIPKTASDISDSILQWNSPADSDRPSLHPKDGLLLASLNPITAPLSYQVCKHCERPIIGDTNVHLQRCAVYQVSRIQKERDTSSSANTTKVSKRSANTPTSKDTKEVKEIKTKKEKAEKAPPAPRRSKPREAKSKTSTKGKVVDVDKQCGVPLPNGGLCARSLTCKTHAMGAKRAVQGRSAPYDALLADLQRRNQLKLQQKRDGLEEEEESSEPVDPETEVKMVLEAVQRSTPVPLERKVLMPARISNGFFRMREMLAGALINNPVADPTHQRSAAAIGGLIGQATAFYAGDPGQLYHLKPQYETKKK, encoded by the coding sequence ATGCTGTCGAGGCTGGTTCCACAGACTTTGCTGAAACGAGCGTTTGGAGACGAGGGCGACAAGGTGGTGCCCCAGACCAACGGCTCACAGTACAAACGACGCAAACAAGACTCCATTCCGAAAACGGCCTCCGACATCAGCGACTCGATTCTGCAGTGGAACTCGCCGGCCGACTCGGATCGGCCCTCCCTGCATCCCAAAGACGGACTGTTGCTTGCAAGTCTCAACCCCATCACGGCACCCTTGAGCTACCAGGTGTGCAAGCACTGCGAGCGGCCCATCATCGGCGACACCAACGTGCACCTACAGCGATGCGCCGTCTACCAGGTGAGCCGGATTCAAAAGGAGCGGGACACCAGCTCGTCTGCAAACACAACCAAGGTGTCCAAACGATCAGCCAACACCCCAACCTCTAAGGATACAAAGGAagtcaaggagatcaaaACCAAGAAAGAAAAGGCCGAAAAGGCACCCCCAGCTCCCCGACGAAGTAAACCTCGAGAGGCCAAATCCAAAACATCCACAAAGGGCAAAGTTGTGGATGTCGACAAACAGTGCGGAGTGCCCCTGCCAAATGGAGGACTTTGCGCACGCTCACTAACATGCAAAACACACGCCATGGGTGCAAAAAGAGCTGTCCAGGGAAGATCGGCTCCTTACGATGCTCTACTGGCCGACCTCCAACGACGTAATCAGCTTAAACTACAGCAAAAACGAGACGGCTtagaagaggaggaggaatcCAGTGAACCCGTGGACCCCGAAACAGAGGTCAAAATGGTGCTTGAAGCCGTACAGAGATCCACACCGGTGCCGCTCGAGAGAAAAGTCCTGATGCCTGCTCGTATTTCTAACGGCTTTTTTCGAATGAGAGAAATGCTGGCAGGTGCCCTTATCAACAACCCAGTCGCTGACCCTACACACCAACGATCGGCTGCTGCCATCGGAGGACTCATTGGTCAAGCTACAGCTTTCTACGCCGGAGACCCTGGGCAGCTGTATCATCTCAAACCACAGTACGAAACCAAGAAAAAATAA
- a CDS encoding 60S ribosomal protein eL33 (Compare to YALI0E31955g, similar to Saccharomyces cerevisiae RPL33B (YOR234C) and RPL33A (YPL143W); ancestral locus Anc_8.655, highly similar to uniprot|P41056 Saccharomyces cerevisiae YOR234c RPL37B ribosomal protein L35a.e.c15 P2. 57.f2.1), which produces MIHTNTVYVKGKHISYQRSKRVVNPNVSLVKIEGVSNPDEAKFYVGKRVAYVYRAEKEIRGSKVRVMWGKISRTHGNSGVVRARFRHNLPAKTFGSSVRIMLYPSNI; this is translated from the coding sequence ATGATccatactaacacagtctACGTTAAGGGAAAGCATATCTCTTACCAGCGAAGCAAACGAGTTGTGAACCCCAACGTTTCTCTCGTCAAGATTGAGGGCGTCTCCAACcccgacgaggccaagttCTACGTCGGAAAGCGAGTTGCTTACGTCTACCgagccgagaaggagatccGAGGCTCCAAGGTCCGAGTCATGTGGGGCAAGATTTCCCGAACCCACGGTAACTCCGGTGTGGTCCGAGCTCGATTCCGACACAACCTCCCCGCCAAGACCTTTGGCTCCTCCGTCCGAATCATGCTCTACCCTTCCAACATCTAA
- a CDS encoding uncharacterized protein (Compare to YALI0E31845g, weakly similar to uniprot|Q7SH63 Neurospora crassa NCU02666.1) has protein sequence MSAATMSIATALTPQGSPSMSSTGTNTSPVTREQDRFTPANSAPSAPPATVKPIHNKSENETASNPETAIGNNPAASTEPSTAANITTDDATNTGAADDEEKGKFVCPLCEHTFTRHHNLKSHLLTHSHEKPFTCETCNSKFRRLHDLKRHVKLHTGEKPYNCEKCGRKFARGDALVRHMKGSGTCTGINVDERDFQGYQPLQPKGLNTPVQANSQALQQPQQQQHQQSTQPSPAQGGPLLAPAPSAAPTPTPQQPSQQQQSNTHAHTHSHPAPDSSSPPPAKKRSISPYQNKSPPSFGAPGGGGVPAPVTSTRHVSHLPPPQMYVPSHHSAQAPPPPHGRGTMLPYPAASGAPGSTEEHLLALVKTLESRIWSLEERIHVTESRIAFLESAQRPH, from the coding sequence ATGAGCGCTGCCACCATGTCCATAGCCACGGCGCTGACGCCGCAAGGCTCGCCCTCCATGTCCTCCACAGGCACCAACACCTCTCCCGTCACTCGAGAACAGGACCGATTTACTCCCGCAAATTCCGCCCCTTCAGCCCCTCCCGCCACAGTCAAGCCTATCCACAACAAGTCTGAGAATGAAACGGCTTCCAACCCAGAGACCGCCATTGGTAACAACCCCGCGGCCTCTACAGAGCCCTCCACCGCGGCCAACATTACGACCGACGATGCCACCAACACCGGTGCTGCCGACGATGAGGAAAAGGGCAAGTTTGTATGCCCTCTGTGTGAACACACCTTCACCCGACACCACAACCTCAAGTCGCATCTGCTGACACACTCGCACGAAAAGCCGTTCACGTGTGAAACCTGCAACTCCAAGTTCCGACGTCTCCACGACCTCAagcgtcacgtgaaacTGCACACTGGAGAGAAGCCCTACAACTGTGAAAAGTGTGGCCGAAAGTTTGCCCGTGGTGACGCCCTTGTCAGACACATGAAGGGCTCTGGTACTTGCACTGGTATTAATGTCGATGAGCGAGACTTCCAGGGCTACCAGCCATTGCAGCCCAAGGGTCTGAACACCCCCGTCCAGGCTAACTCTCAGGCCCTTcagcagccccagcagcagcaacaccagCAGTCCACTCAGCCGTCTCCCGCCCAGGGAGGTCCTCTTCTAGCTCCGGCTCCCTCTGCTGCCCCTACTCCCactcctcagcagccttctcaacagcagcaatcTAATACTCACGCTCACACTCACAGCCATCCTGCTCCTGATTCGTCGTCTCCTCCCCCTGCTAAGAAGCGATCCATCTCGCCTTATCAGAACAAGAGCCCACCTTCGTTTGGCGCTCCCGGCGGAGGCGGAGTCCCTGCCCCTGTTACTTCCACTCGTCACGTCTCCCaccttcctcctcctcagatgTACGTGCCCAGCCACCACTCCGCACAggctcctccccctcctcaCGGCCGAGGCACCATGCTGCCCTACCCCGCGGCCTCTGGCGCGCCTGGCTCGACCGAAGAGCATCTTCTGGCGCTGGTCAAGACCCTGGAGTCGCGAATCTGGTCTCTTGAGGAACGcatccacgtgaccgagaGCCGAATTGCGTTCCTGGAGTCTGCCCAGCGGCCCCATTAA